The Sphingobacterium bambusae genome includes a window with the following:
- a CDS encoding glutaminase family protein, giving the protein MKSKGMQHLLWTLGVAIASIGIAVGQESQNRLRAPAYPLVSIDPNVSAWSPSDQLYGSSVAHWSDNKPLPLLGAIKVGKTIYRFMGTEEIALVSLVPNGEDKAWEAKYTTVNPTGDWTAQGYDDKSWQSGKGAFGTFENEPHSKTDWTTEKIWVRRNIVLSEDVKGKNVFLEYAHDDDAEFFVNGIKVLSTGQATGKNRRVKLDAAALKSLKKGENILAAYCHNRGGNAFLDMGLLVEPAAKKYFDKEAKQIYADLQPMQTHYLFDCGDVQLKLTFTAPLFLDDLTLLSRPVNYLSYEITSAKPQDVELYFEAAPHWGLNLPSQDAKSESYEKDGLLYVKTGSVAQRILGRKGDHVRNDWGYFYMVGEQAATQAAVGTVNGLRANFVAGKSVAAAAGTGNQLALRQKGKVQGTWKGKIALGYDDVYAIQYFGNNLRPYWNRDGKQTIEGQFKQAFASYDAVLEKVSSFDKTFMKQYAAFGKEYAELCALAYRQAIAAHKLVESPNGELLLLSKENDSNGSIGTVDVTYPSAPLFLYYNPELAKALLNFIFYYSESGKWQKPFAAHDIGTYPIANGQTYGGDMPVEESGNMLILTYAIARAEGNAGYAQNHWNVLTTWADYLLEKGLDPENQLCTDDFAGHFAHNANLSVKAILGIASYGHLAKMLGKEQVATRYLAAARDMARQWESMANDGDHYRLTFDKSGTWSQKYNLVWDKVLDMQIFDPQIRQKEVKYYLSKQNKYGLPLDSRETYTKSDWIIWSATLADDLQTFQAFVQPVHAFMNETVHRVPMSDWIFTDKPDRRGFKARSVVGGYFMKMLAEKYKN; this is encoded by the coding sequence ATGAAAAGCAAAGGAATGCAACATCTTTTATGGACACTTGGTGTCGCAATAGCTAGTATAGGGATTGCGGTTGGACAGGAATCGCAAAATCGTTTGCGAGCGCCGGCCTATCCTTTGGTCAGTATCGATCCTAACGTTAGTGCTTGGTCGCCGTCGGATCAATTATATGGCAGTTCGGTAGCCCACTGGTCGGACAACAAGCCTTTACCACTTTTAGGAGCCATTAAAGTAGGGAAGACGATCTATCGCTTTATGGGAACGGAAGAAATTGCGTTGGTTAGCCTAGTGCCAAATGGGGAAGATAAGGCCTGGGAAGCGAAATACACAACGGTGAATCCAACAGGAGATTGGACGGCGCAGGGATATGATGATAAGAGCTGGCAGTCGGGCAAAGGAGCCTTTGGAACCTTCGAGAACGAGCCGCACAGCAAGACCGATTGGACTACCGAGAAAATTTGGGTGCGTCGGAATATTGTGCTTTCGGAAGACGTGAAAGGCAAAAATGTATTCTTAGAATATGCACATGATGACGATGCCGAATTTTTTGTTAACGGCATCAAGGTGCTGTCTACAGGGCAGGCCACCGGTAAAAACAGGCGGGTAAAGCTGGATGCTGCAGCACTCAAAAGCTTGAAAAAAGGTGAAAATATATTGGCAGCTTATTGCCATAATCGTGGAGGCAATGCTTTTTTGGATATGGGTTTGCTGGTGGAACCTGCAGCAAAGAAATACTTCGACAAAGAGGCTAAGCAGATCTATGCGGATTTGCAACCTATGCAAACGCATTATTTGTTCGACTGTGGCGATGTACAGCTTAAGTTAACATTTACGGCACCTTTGTTTTTAGACGACCTTACACTCTTGTCACGCCCTGTCAATTACTTAAGTTACGAGATTACATCGGCGAAGCCACAGGATGTGGAACTTTACTTCGAAGCAGCTCCGCACTGGGGACTGAACCTTCCTTCGCAAGATGCCAAGAGCGAGTCGTACGAAAAGGACGGTCTGCTTTATGTAAAGACAGGCAGCGTTGCCCAGCGTATCCTTGGACGAAAAGGAGATCATGTGCGGAATGATTGGGGCTATTTTTATATGGTAGGTGAGCAAGCTGCAACACAGGCTGCTGTGGGAACGGTGAACGGTCTGCGTGCAAATTTTGTAGCGGGAAAATCTGTTGCCGCTGCAGCCGGTACAGGAAATCAACTTGCGTTGCGGCAAAAGGGCAAAGTGCAGGGAACATGGAAGGGGAAAATAGCCTTGGGCTATGATGATGTTTACGCCATACAATACTTCGGAAATAACCTACGTCCTTATTGGAATCGCGACGGCAAGCAGACCATAGAGGGACAGTTTAAACAGGCTTTTGCGAGCTATGACGCGGTGTTAGAGAAAGTATCTTCATTTGATAAAACGTTCATGAAGCAGTATGCTGCATTTGGTAAGGAATACGCGGAGCTGTGTGCATTGGCCTATAGACAGGCGATTGCTGCACATAAACTTGTGGAATCGCCAAATGGCGAGCTGTTGCTGCTATCTAAAGAAAATGATAGCAATGGCTCTATCGGTACGGTTGATGTAACCTATCCGTCGGCTCCTCTATTTCTGTATTACAATCCAGAACTTGCCAAAGCACTCCTGAATTTTATTTTTTATTATTCCGAGTCGGGAAAATGGCAGAAGCCTTTTGCTGCCCACGATATCGGTACCTATCCCATCGCTAATGGGCAAACCTATGGTGGTGATATGCCCGTTGAGGAAAGTGGTAATATGCTGATCCTAACCTATGCTATTGCACGCGCCGAAGGGAATGCCGGCTATGCACAAAACCATTGGAATGTGTTGACAACATGGGCTGATTATTTACTTGAAAAGGGGCTCGATCCGGAGAATCAGCTTTGTACGGACGATTTTGCTGGACATTTTGCTCATAATGCGAATCTATCGGTCAAGGCTATCCTAGGTATTGCTTCCTATGGGCATTTAGCCAAGATGTTGGGCAAAGAGCAGGTTGCCACACGGTATCTTGCCGCTGCGCGGGATATGGCACGACAGTGGGAGAGTATGGCCAACGATGGCGATCATTACCGACTGACATTCGATAAATCGGGGACTTGGAGCCAAAAGTACAACCTCGTGTGGGATAAAGTATTGGATATGCAGATTTTCGATCCGCAGATTCGACAGAAAGAAGTCAAATATTACTTGAGTAAACAAAACAAGTATGGTTTACCGTTAGATAGCCGAGAAACGTATACAAAGTCAGATTGGATTATCTGGTCTGCGACACTGGCCGATGATCTGCAAACGTTCCAAGCGTTTGTACAGCCCGTGCATGCATTCATGAACGAGACGGTACATCGGGTTCCGATGTCGGACTGGATCTTTACGGATAAACCGGACCGCCGAGGTTTCAAAGCGCGCTCGGTTGTTGGAGGTTACTTTATGAAGATGCTGGCGGAGAAATATAAGAATTAG
- the hemW gene encoding radical SAM family heme chaperone HemW gives MIYFHIPFCKQACHYCDFHFSTSLGQKADILAALHKEVDQRHFYLQDRTVHSIYFGGGTPSILDASDIDRLIDKVASHFDIAADVEITLEANPDDLNKQKVHSLRNTSINRFSIGIQSFYEEDLRWMNRAHNADEAESAIKRVQDAGFENITADLIYGYPLLTDEKWKTNIQKLLDHAIPHISSYAMTVEQKTALAHFIKQGKAKPMDESQSAEQMSMLIDTLVSNGFEHYEISNFAKPGHYAKHNTNYWRGVHYLGIGPSAHSFNGTSRSWNVANNAKYIQHIVSEENNPETEQLSLQDRVNEYVMTALRTMWGIDLQHVEQAFGRDALAHIQDTVRPFISQQEVTHVDHRYLRLTNSGKLLADHIASELFLLEED, from the coding sequence ATGATCTACTTTCATATTCCTTTTTGCAAACAAGCCTGTCATTATTGTGATTTTCACTTTAGCACGTCGTTGGGGCAGAAAGCGGATATCTTAGCAGCATTGCATAAAGAAGTGGATCAACGACATTTCTACCTGCAGGATCGAACGGTGCATTCTATCTATTTCGGCGGAGGTACGCCTTCTATCTTAGATGCGTCGGATATCGATCGACTAATAGACAAGGTCGCCAGCCATTTTGATATTGCAGCGGATGTAGAAATTACCTTAGAAGCCAACCCTGACGATCTCAACAAACAAAAGGTGCACTCGTTGCGGAATACCAGCATCAATAGGTTCAGCATAGGCATTCAATCGTTCTATGAAGAAGATCTTCGCTGGATGAACAGAGCGCATAATGCCGATGAAGCAGAGTCGGCGATTAAACGGGTTCAAGATGCCGGCTTTGAAAACATTACCGCTGATCTGATATACGGCTACCCACTCCTGACCGACGAAAAATGGAAGACGAATATCCAGAAGCTGTTAGATCATGCCATTCCACATATATCCTCCTACGCCATGACCGTAGAACAGAAGACCGCACTGGCACATTTCATCAAACAGGGAAAGGCGAAACCGATGGATGAATCACAAAGTGCTGAACAGATGTCCATGCTTATCGATACCCTTGTAAGCAACGGCTTCGAGCACTATGAAATATCAAATTTTGCGAAGCCCGGACATTACGCCAAGCATAACACCAACTACTGGCGTGGCGTGCATTACCTTGGGATAGGCCCCTCAGCACATTCCTTCAACGGAACCTCCAGAAGCTGGAATGTTGCTAATAATGCGAAGTATATCCAACATATTGTTAGCGAGGAGAACAATCCTGAAACGGAACAGCTCTCGCTACAAGACAGGGTGAATGAGTATGTGATGACGGCTCTTCGTACGATGTGGGGCATTGACCTGCAACATGTCGAGCAGGCGTTCGGTCGGGATGCATTGGCACATATCCAAGATACTGTCCGCCCCTTCATAAGCCAGCAAGAGGTTACCCACGTTGATCATCGTTATCTCCGCTTAACCAACTCAGGAAAACTATTGGCCGATCACATCGCCTCAGAATTGTTTCTGTTGGAAGAAGATTAG
- a CDS encoding RNA polymerase sigma factor: MSHMTETELLAGVRDGRQEVFAQIFHMHWESLFREAYYRLKSHDEAQDMLQEIFTDFWQRRSSLTISSSIAAYLHGALKHHIIRHFSRSRLHQTVVDHLLLHMQSFEDSILDVIAASEIQKTLEDAIALFPENMQQIFALRTQDFTIAEIAEALNISPQTVKNNNTQALKRLKQVLSERHPEISSSVYTLLLLFIKS; this comes from the coding sequence ATGAGCCATATGACAGAGACGGAGCTTCTAGCGGGAGTGAGGGACGGACGCCAAGAAGTGTTTGCCCAAATCTTCCATATGCATTGGGAGAGTCTGTTTCGTGAAGCCTACTACAGGCTGAAGAGTCATGATGAGGCGCAGGATATGCTGCAGGAAATATTTACGGACTTTTGGCAACGCCGCTCTAGCCTGACAATCTCCAGCTCTATTGCTGCCTACCTACATGGGGCGCTTAAACACCATATAATAAGACATTTTTCGAGGTCGCGTTTACATCAAACGGTTGTTGATCACCTGTTGTTGCATATGCAAAGCTTCGAGGATAGCATTTTGGATGTTATCGCGGCGAGCGAGATCCAAAAAACATTGGAGGATGCCATAGCGTTGTTTCCGGAAAATATGCAACAGATCTTTGCGCTTCGCACGCAGGACTTTACCATCGCGGAGATTGCTGAAGCTTTGAATATCTCCCCCCAAACCGTCAAAAATAATAATACACAGGCACTGAAGCGCCTTAAACAGGTACTCTCCGAGCGACACCCCGAAATCTCTTCTTCGGTGTATACCTTATTATTGCTGTTCATAAAAAGTTAA
- a CDS encoding FecR family protein: protein MHYRGVKREKVILTTLKKLLRKYNADKATPAERRVVDIWYESFSEKEEASTLFNDVAERNDMQQRIWNNLPLAKTPRSWFQRNRYVLLGFSTAALLLLVFSWNQVLQYSGLVSETTTQSTPLAAFSASTTVKERKLITLPDSSRVWLNANSTLSVADAYGMEARHVTLEGEAFFDVAPDPRRPFVVKTKHIKIQVLGTAFNIQAYPSAEAFRVGVEHGKVAVLDNLGQQLNQLTKGQMLSYNTHDGKIFTKMDAAVGSWRDGRVVLEQASFADLRQAIYNIYGVRLRNERKSGNQYSYNLQIHANRSLAQTLDIVCDMHRLNYRRENDEIILY from the coding sequence ATGCACTATAGAGGTGTAAAACGAGAGAAAGTGATCTTAACAACGTTAAAAAAGCTATTAAGAAAATATAACGCAGATAAAGCTACACCGGCAGAACGCCGTGTGGTGGATATTTGGTATGAGTCTTTTTCAGAGAAAGAAGAGGCTTCAACCTTATTCAATGATGTTGCAGAACGTAATGACATGCAACAGCGTATTTGGAACAACCTTCCGTTGGCGAAAACTCCACGATCATGGTTTCAACGTAACCGATATGTGTTGTTGGGGTTTAGCACTGCTGCTCTTTTGCTGCTTGTGTTTTCTTGGAATCAAGTGTTGCAGTATTCCGGTCTGGTGAGTGAGACGACGACACAATCGACACCGCTGGCAGCATTTAGCGCTTCGACAACCGTAAAAGAACGCAAATTAATTACCCTACCGGATAGCTCAAGAGTTTGGCTCAATGCCAATTCAACCTTATCGGTAGCGGATGCTTACGGAATGGAAGCCCGTCATGTAACCTTGGAAGGTGAAGCATTTTTTGACGTCGCTCCCGACCCAAGAAGACCATTTGTGGTGAAAACTAAACATATCAAAATTCAGGTGTTGGGTACTGCTTTTAATATTCAGGCCTATCCGTCGGCAGAGGCATTCCGCGTGGGTGTAGAACACGGAAAGGTTGCCGTTTTGGATAATTTAGGACAACAGTTAAATCAATTGACCAAAGGCCAAATGCTATCCTATAATACACATGATGGGAAGATCTTCACAAAGATGGATGCAGCCGTTGGCTCTTGGCGAGACGGACGTGTTGTATTAGAGCAAGCTAGTTTTGCCGACCTACGACAAGCGATTTACAATATCTACGGCGTTCGTTTACGGAACGAACGTAAATCCGGAAACCAATATTCATATAATCTACAGATACATGCCAACCGATCTTTAGCACAGACTTTAGATATCGTTTGTGATATGCATCGGTTAAACTACAGGAGGGAAAACGATGAAATAATACTTTACTAA
- a CDS encoding SusC/RagA family TonB-linked outer membrane protein yields MNKNLLFIRIMMRTTIIMYFVGLTVSQLLLAAPLSGQVHLRKVDFTISNTTLHAAIKKLQAEQAIDMAFDDKALNLANIAVREQAFRATSVDAVLKSLFAGTAITYEEKGDGTLVLKKQQRPGRITGVITDSKGEPLAAASVQIVELNRTVIADADGRFSISAAPGTYTLTARYISFETMSKSKIKVTEGGTLNVDFALLPTTGDLEEVVVTALGISREKKALGYAATEVKGEEIAQTMPNNWSEALSGRVAGVNLVRSGAGPAGSNKIILRGENNLTGNNEALIVIDGVVVSNSSGNQVGTGSGAYLSGDSPTDFGTGINDINPEDIESLNVLKGANATALYGQRGANGAIVITTKSGRARKGVGVTFTSNATMESISRWPDYQYEYGQGTEGVRFYSFNAGVDGASTRSTSSAWGPKFDGQYFFQYDPVTQTRATERTLWQAYPNERKNFFDIGATFTNSVSLDGGNDKTQLRFSFTDLRNKWIIPNTGYERNNLSLTAGHAVTDKLRIQTRINYRQNRSDNLPSSGYNNQSLMYWNAFWQPNASLDWLTDYWQIGQENMFQNYPFSSLVDNPYLITNEMLNKNKRHGLTGSVEASYKFSKEWELMVRTTLDLNTERRSQQRPYDTEKFRKGMYRTQSINNTETSSDVMLTYNKEITPDLKIRLTAGGSTLRNEGSLERNAADSLSYPGIFNLGNAAGVLVSTPYRTELVLNSIYGLGTVSYKEFLFADLSFRNDWNSALASPINKGEPFQYPSFNLSFLLSEAVRLPKQFSMLKFRGSAAQVGSGGMEPYRTSYNYNVESIFPGGRSNPTVMPNLFLKPLKTWSYEAGMDVSMFSGRFSLNMTYYTAETSNQHLTATVDRSSGASSILVNAGLIRNSGLEIESRIMPVRKENFQWTMSPTFSTNKNKVLELTDDLDEMILQNGPGSRGAIIAKVGARMDDLYGRGYERAPDGQIIYENGLPQLTDTMQYIGQTNPSWRVGLHNEFRYKQFRLGFMFDAQFGAVGYSLTSAVNAEQGKTKNTLPGRYNGIIGNGVIANGDGTYRPNDVIATNVWDYYNAHLGRDNVEGTSYSTDFLKLRELRFDYTLSSAVLSQLGLQRASVGVFGRDLFIWSSWPAFDPEFGTLGNGDITRGFELGQFPATRTFGVNLVIGL; encoded by the coding sequence ATGAATAAAAACCTATTGTTCATACGAATAATGATGCGTACGACAATTATTATGTATTTCGTCGGCTTAACAGTGTCTCAACTCCTGTTAGCCGCTCCGCTTAGCGGGCAAGTTCATTTACGAAAAGTGGACTTTACCATATCAAACACAACGCTACATGCCGCAATTAAAAAACTGCAGGCCGAGCAGGCTATTGATATGGCTTTTGATGATAAAGCTCTTAATTTGGCAAACATTGCTGTGCGCGAGCAGGCTTTTCGTGCGACGTCAGTAGATGCCGTATTGAAAAGCCTCTTTGCAGGTACGGCAATTACTTATGAAGAAAAAGGAGATGGTACACTGGTACTAAAAAAACAGCAACGACCTGGGCGTATTACCGGTGTTATCACGGACAGCAAAGGAGAACCTCTGGCCGCAGCATCGGTACAGATTGTGGAGTTGAACAGAACCGTGATTGCGGATGCCGATGGGCGCTTCAGCATTTCTGCGGCCCCCGGCACCTATACATTGACCGCTCGATACATTTCTTTTGAAACGATGAGCAAGTCAAAGATCAAGGTAACTGAAGGGGGAACGTTAAATGTTGATTTTGCACTTCTTCCGACGACGGGAGATTTGGAAGAGGTTGTGGTTACTGCACTCGGTATCTCTAGGGAGAAAAAAGCCCTAGGTTATGCGGCCACTGAAGTGAAAGGCGAAGAGATTGCGCAGACGATGCCGAATAACTGGAGTGAAGCATTATCTGGCCGTGTTGCGGGTGTAAACCTCGTTCGTTCAGGAGCAGGTCCTGCTGGTTCCAACAAAATCATTCTGCGCGGTGAAAACAATCTTACCGGAAACAATGAAGCGCTTATTGTTATCGATGGAGTTGTCGTAAGCAACAGTAGCGGTAACCAAGTAGGAACTGGTTCAGGTGCTTATCTTAGTGGAGACTCGCCAACAGATTTTGGAACGGGAATCAACGACATCAATCCAGAGGATATTGAGTCATTAAATGTTTTAAAAGGAGCTAATGCAACCGCGCTCTATGGCCAACGTGGAGCGAATGGTGCCATCGTGATTACCACAAAATCAGGTCGGGCAAGAAAAGGTGTTGGTGTAACATTTACCTCGAACGCCACTATGGAGTCTATTTCCCGTTGGCCGGATTACCAATATGAATATGGTCAGGGTACTGAAGGCGTTCGTTTTTATTCCTTCAATGCAGGTGTTGACGGGGCAAGTACACGGAGTACTAGCTCCGCTTGGGGACCTAAGTTCGATGGGCAATACTTTTTTCAATACGATCCTGTCACCCAGACGCGCGCAACCGAGCGTACCTTATGGCAGGCTTACCCGAACGAGCGCAAGAACTTTTTTGACATTGGAGCAACCTTCACCAATTCTGTGAGTTTGGATGGTGGAAACGATAAAACACAATTGAGATTTTCCTTTACTGATTTACGTAACAAGTGGATCATCCCAAATACAGGCTACGAACGTAACAATTTGTCGTTAACTGCTGGTCATGCCGTAACGGATAAGCTGCGCATACAGACCCGGATTAACTACCGTCAAAACCGGAGTGACAATTTACCTTCGTCGGGATACAATAATCAATCTTTGATGTATTGGAATGCTTTTTGGCAGCCAAATGCCTCTTTGGACTGGCTCACGGATTACTGGCAGATTGGACAGGAAAATATGTTCCAAAATTATCCATTCAGTAGTTTGGTCGATAATCCCTATTTGATCACCAATGAAATGTTGAACAAGAATAAACGCCACGGACTTACAGGTAGTGTCGAAGCGTCCTATAAATTCTCAAAAGAGTGGGAATTGATGGTTCGCACCACCTTAGATTTAAATACCGAACGTAGAAGCCAACAACGTCCTTATGATACAGAAAAGTTTCGTAAAGGGATGTACAGAACACAGTCTATTAATAACACCGAGACTTCTTCTGATGTTATGCTAACGTATAACAAAGAAATTACTCCTGATCTAAAAATCCGTTTAACAGCGGGCGGAAGTACATTGCGCAACGAAGGTTCTCTCGAAAGAAATGCTGCGGATTCGCTATCTTATCCAGGTATCTTCAACCTAGGTAACGCTGCTGGTGTTTTGGTAAGTACGCCTTATAGAACAGAATTAGTATTGAACAGTATTTATGGACTTGGGACAGTTTCTTACAAAGAGTTTTTGTTCGCCGATCTTTCATTTAGAAATGACTGGAATAGTGCGCTAGCTTCCCCGATCAATAAAGGAGAACCATTTCAATATCCATCGTTTAATTTAAGCTTTCTTCTATCGGAGGCGGTGCGTTTGCCAAAACAATTCTCCATGTTGAAGTTTAGAGGATCCGCTGCTCAAGTGGGAAGTGGGGGAATGGAGCCATATCGGACGTCATATAACTATAATGTTGAAAGTATTTTCCCTGGAGGAAGATCTAACCCCACAGTTATGCCTAATCTCTTTCTAAAGCCATTAAAAACATGGAGTTACGAGGCTGGTATGGATGTGTCGATGTTTTCAGGGCGATTCTCACTCAATATGACCTATTATACGGCCGAGACTTCTAATCAGCATTTGACCGCTACAGTGGATCGGTCGTCAGGTGCATCCTCCATATTGGTAAATGCCGGTTTGATTCGAAACAGCGGTTTGGAGATCGAGTCACGCATTATGCCTGTTCGGAAGGAGAATTTCCAATGGACGATGAGCCCAACCTTTAGTACCAACAAAAACAAGGTGCTGGAGCTTACAGATGATTTGGATGAGATGATTCTGCAAAACGGTCCAGGTAGCAGAGGAGCCATTATCGCAAAAGTCGGTGCACGTATGGACGATCTTTATGGGCGAGGTTATGAGCGCGCTCCTGATGGACAGATTATTTATGAAAATGGTCTTCCACAATTGACGGATACCATGCAGTACATTGGCCAAACTAACCCATCTTGGCGTGTTGGTTTGCACAACGAATTCCGCTACAAACAGTTCCGATTAGGTTTTATGTTTGACGCACAATTTGGTGCAGTAGGGTATTCTTTAACTTCTGCAGTGAATGCCGAGCAGGGAAAAACTAAAAATACTTTGCCGGGACGTTACAATGGCATTATTGGAAACGGTGTTATTGCCAACGGTGATGGTACCTACCGGCCAAATGATGTTATTGCTACCAATGTTTGGGATTATTACAACGCGCACCTCGGACGTGATAATGTAGAAGGTACTTCCTATTCTACGGATTTCTTAAAGCTTCGTGAATTGCGCTTCGACTACACATTGAGCTCTGCAGTATTGTCCCAATTGGGCTTGCAGCGTGCCTCAGTTGGCGTTTTTGGACGGGATCTGTTTATCTGGTCAAGCTGGCCGGCCTTCGATCCAGAATTTGGAACGTTGGGTAATGGAGATATCACCCGTGGTTTCGAGCTTGGACAATTCCCAGCAACACGTACGTTTGGGGTTAACCTGGTTATAGGACTATAA
- a CDS encoding SusD/RagB family nutrient-binding outer membrane lipoprotein, whose protein sequence is MKLIKRSIYFLGLSFATLMLMPSCNKNFQEINTDPNSSPRVQPENLLAPAITKVVTYNMSRSQRITNELMQVTVNMGDGDGRIFRYDIRTSEADYMWNNLYLQLRNFRDIYEFAEELNQPEYMAIAQICEAWIFSILTDIYGDIPFSEALRAKDLNAVRPVFDKQQDIYPALFAKLEEANTLLRGVSPTLKINGNADPVFGGDTWKWRQFGNSLYLRLALRLAQKTELNTPAIIKKIVDESPIIYPIMRSNDDSAILRWSGTAPYVSPFATWRPADWYGPRSASFFIDKLNERSDPRIVTWASLADGDYFGVPSGYPVGQPPVAGSALHTGLMSNPLLGNILNYGELQLILAEAAVKGWITAQPAQTYYEKGTVAGIQLWNHTVPSFYLTSDLVAWDDSYSEFEKMELIHLQKYYALFFTDMQSWFEYRRTGHPVLPIRSGHLNGGKMPARLNYPVYVQSANRENYTNAVAEQGPDDLNTLVWWQRP, encoded by the coding sequence ATGAAACTTATTAAAAGATCAATATATTTTCTTGGGCTGAGCTTTGCAACACTTATGCTGATGCCATCTTGCAACAAGAATTTTCAAGAGATAAATACTGACCCTAACTCTAGTCCGCGCGTGCAACCGGAGAATTTGCTTGCTCCTGCAATTACCAAAGTGGTTACTTACAATATGAGCCGTAGCCAGCGCATTACCAATGAACTGATGCAGGTTACTGTAAATATGGGAGATGGTGACGGTCGTATATTCCGCTATGATATCCGGACGAGTGAAGCGGATTACATGTGGAACAACCTCTATCTACAACTGCGTAACTTCCGCGATATCTACGAATTCGCTGAGGAGTTAAACCAACCGGAATACATGGCTATTGCGCAAATATGTGAGGCGTGGATATTTTCTATATTAACGGATATTTATGGGGATATTCCGTTCAGCGAAGCCCTGCGGGCAAAAGATCTCAATGCGGTTCGTCCAGTATTCGATAAGCAACAGGATATTTACCCGGCATTGTTTGCAAAGCTTGAAGAAGCAAATACCTTGCTTCGCGGAGTTAGTCCGACGTTAAAAATAAATGGTAATGCTGACCCCGTTTTTGGCGGTGACACCTGGAAATGGCGTCAGTTTGGTAATTCATTGTATTTACGGTTGGCACTGCGTTTGGCTCAGAAAACAGAGTTGAATACGCCAGCGATCATCAAAAAAATTGTAGATGAATCACCTATTATCTATCCTATTATGCGCAGCAATGACGATTCTGCTATCCTGCGCTGGTCTGGTACGGCTCCCTATGTTTCGCCTTTCGCAACGTGGCGACCAGCCGATTGGTATGGCCCTCGCTCGGCGAGTTTTTTCATCGATAAGTTGAACGAGCGTAGCGACCCGCGCATTGTAACTTGGGCATCGCTCGCTGATGGCGACTACTTCGGGGTGCCAAGTGGTTATCCCGTTGGGCAGCCTCCCGTGGCGGGCTCTGCTCTGCATACTGGGTTGATGTCAAATCCGCTATTGGGAAATATTTTGAATTACGGCGAACTGCAATTGATTCTAGCAGAAGCAGCTGTCAAGGGTTGGATAACCGCTCAGCCTGCCCAAACCTATTATGAAAAAGGCACCGTGGCAGGGATACAGCTTTGGAATCATACTGTTCCGTCCTTTTACCTGACTTCAGACTTGGTGGCTTGGGACGATTCGTATAGTGAATTTGAAAAAATGGAACTTATCCATTTGCAGAAGTACTATGCGCTCTTTTTTACCGATATGCAATCTTGGTTTGAATACAGACGCACGGGACATCCTGTGTTGCCTATCCGTTCAGGACATTTAAATGGTGGCAAAATGCCTGCTCGTCTTAATTACCCGGTATATGTGCAGTCTGCAAATCGCGAAAATTATACGAACGCTGTGGCAGAACAGGGGCCTGATGATCTCAATACTTTGGTTTGGTGGCAACGGCCTTAA